A window from Pangasianodon hypophthalmus isolate fPanHyp1 chromosome 4, fPanHyp1.pri, whole genome shotgun sequence encodes these proteins:
- the plxdc2a gene encoding plexin domain-containing protein 2 yields MPLAAADLPELELLKGAVSKCSFRITELSVLEMATRFNVFLGLFTAIQMRFTIEELSRSAVTCAELEGFHEMHSAATGLKIQKEKEKSGLPSSTQPSHAWASHIQEHGHYQEHGRSGTERNPEVLTNKNHTNSSHVQQDVDHIYYISKIYQPTDAAGKDLWVNFKQMDKGKVHGVLSNTHRQALTVNLSFEFPYYGHLLREITVTTGGFLYTGDVIHKMLTATQYIAPLMANFDPSISQNSTIIYSDNGTALIVQWDHVYLQDDPDLGSFTFQASLHSDGRITFAYKEIPVDISKIRSENHPVKVGLSDAFVVFHKIQQIPDTDIRRRTIYEYHRVELLKSKITNSTVIELLPLPTCLQFSSCDSCVTAHIRFNCSWCSRLRRCSSGFDRNRQDWVDSGCLDENQSCSETIKPHAVSTGSTINNTAASTATAQPSRYSSVISTVSSTNTHPTTISAEQDTKIALPLTEDRSSEAERTGEQSERLQTALLVSILLIVLLMVAAVLATVYMYHHPTSSASLFFIERRPTHWPVMKFRRGSGHPAYADVEAMGRDQEGFILIEPKDSFIIADRRESSITTDQRDGFIVPDQKERFLAVGHR; encoded by the exons ATGCCACTCGCAGCTGCAGATCTACCGGAGTTAGAGCTCCTCAAAGGTGCTGTTTCAAAGTGCAGTTTCAGGATTACTGAGCTCTCTGTGTTGGAAATGGCAACAAGATTCAACGTGTTTCTCGGACTGTTCACAGCCATTCAGATGAGGTTTACCATTGAGGAGCTGTCAAGAAGTG CAGTAACCTGTGCAGAACTTGAGGGCTTTCATGAAATGCACAGTGCAGCAACAGGTCTGAAAatccaaaaagagaaagagaagagtggGCTGCCCTCCTCTACACAGCCCAGTCATGCTTGGGCCAGTCATATTCAGGAACACGGGCATTACCAGGAACATGGCAGGTCTGGAACTGAACGCAACCCTGAAGTTTTAACTAATAAGAACCATACAAACAGCTCTCACGTCCAG CAAGACGTAGATCATATCTACTACATTTCCAAAATCTACCAGCCCACAGATGCTGCAGGCAAGGACTTATGGGTAAATTTTAAACAGATGGATAAAGGAAAGGTTCATGGAGTCCTTTCCAACACCCACAGACAAGCTTTG ACAGTGAACTTGTCCTTTGAGTTTCCTTATTATGGACATTTACTGAGAGAGATAACAGTGACTACTGGTG GTTTTCTCTACACAGGAGACGTGATCCATAAGATGCTAACAGCCACGCAGTACATAGCTCCACTTATGGCTAACTTTGACCCAAGTATTTCCCAAAATTCCACCATCATTTACTCTGATAATG GCACAGCTCTTATTGTTCAGTGGGACCATGTTTACCTCCAGGATGACCCAGATTTGGGCAGTTTCACTTTCCAGGCTTCGTTGCACAGTGATGGCAGGATCACCTTTGCTTACAAAGAG ATTCCTGTTGATATCAGTAAGATTAGATCAGAGAATCACCCAGTGAAAGTTGGCCTTTCTGATGCATTTGTGGTGTTTCATAAGATTCAGCAGATTCCAG ACACAGATATCCGAAGGAGAACAATATATGAGTACCATCGTGTTGAGCTGTTGAAATCCAAAATTACCAACTCCACTGTCATTGAGTTGCTGCCTCTTCCAA CCTGCCTGCAGTTCTCCAGCTGTGACAGCTGTGTTACAGCTCACATCAGATTCAACTGTAGCTGGTGCAGCCGCCTACGAAG ATGTTCCAGTGGCTTTGACCGAAATCGTCAGGATTGGGTTGACAGCGGTTGTTTGGATGAG AACCAGAGCTGCAGTGAAACAATCAAACCACATGCTGTAAGCACTGGGTCTACAATCAATAACACCGCAGCATCCACAGCCACAGCCCAGCCCAGCAGATATAGCAGTGTCATCAGCACTGTATCATCCACAAATACTCATCCCACCACCATCTCTGCTGAGC AAGACACAAAGATTGCACTTCCTTTGACTGAAGATAGAT CCTCTGAGGCAGAGAGGACAGGCGAGCAAAGTGAAAGGCTGCAGACTGCTCTGCTTGTTAGCATCCTCCTCATCGTGCTGCTGATGGTGGCTGCAGTACTGGCTACAGTCTACATGTATCACCATCCCACCTCCAGTGCCAGCCTCTTCTTCATCGAG AGACGGCCAACACACTGGCCTGTGATGAAATTTCGGCGAGGTTCCGGCCACCCAGCCTATGCTGATGTGGAGGCTATGGGACGAGACCAAGAAGGCTTCATTTTAATAGAGCCTAAGGATAGCTTCATCATTGCAGACCGACGAGAGAGCTCAATTACAACAGACCAAAGAGACGGCTTCATTGTGCCTGACCAAAAAGAAAGATTCCTTGCTGTGGGACATCGCTGA